From a region of the Equus przewalskii isolate Varuska chromosome 2, EquPr2, whole genome shotgun sequence genome:
- the ABHD18 gene encoding protein ABHD18 isoform X4, protein MDTLFPPWPTMCLISCQLNLLLQDSNLLCLKNGIANIDPYAFILLEQEIIRSSLKNVSDLFVMGGALVLESAALLHWLEREGYGPLGMTGISMGGHMASLAVSNWPKPMPLIPCLSWSTASGVFTTGVLSKSINWRELEKQYYTQTVYEEEIIHMLEYCGTDSFKMGKEFVKRFPSSEDKLTNLNLVSRTLNLDMMDQVMSPKPAECHKSSKTSISATSEGLLLQDTSKMECFNQTLSTNKSSYMSCNPQSHHLLSKEQRRNNLQKESLIFMKGVMDECTHVANFSVPVDPSLIIVVQAKEDAYIPRTGVRSLQEIWPGCEIRYLEGGHISAYLFKQGLFRRAIYDAFERFLHKYAN, encoded by the exons attccAATTTATTGTGCCTAAAGAATGGAATAGCAAATATAGACCCGTATGCATTCATCTTGCTGGAACAGGAGATCAT AAGATCCAGCTTAAAAAACGTATCTGACCTCTTTGTGATGGGAGGAGCTCTTGTTTTGGAATCTGCAGCGCTCTTGCACTGGCTAGAGAGGGAGGGTTATGGCCCTCTAGGAATGACTGGAATATCCATGGGAGGACAT ATGGCTTCCTTAGCGGTATCCAACTGGCCTAAGCCCATGCCATTGATTCCATGTCTGTCTTGGTCCACAGCATCTGGGGTCTTCACTACG GGCGTGCTGAGTAAATCAATTAATTGGAGGGAGCTGGAAAAGCAGTATTATACACAGACAGTTTATGAGGAAGAAATTATTCACATGCTTGAATATTGTGGA aCAGATTCTTTCAAAATGGGGAAAGAGTTCGTGAAACGCTTCCCAAGCAGTGAAGACAAGCTAACTAACCTTAATCTGGTGTCTAGAACTTTAAATTTAGATATGATGGACCAAGTTATGTCCCCAAAACCTGCTGAGTGCCATAAATCTAGTAAAACATCTATCAGTGCCACATCAGAAGGACTCTTGTTGCAAGATACCTCTAAGATGGAGTGCTTCAATCAAACGCTTTCAACCAACAAAAGTAGTTATATGAGTTGCAATCCTCAGTCACACCACCTACTCagtaaagaacaaagaagaaacaatctTCAGAAGGAATCTTTAATATTTATGAAAGGAGTCATGGATGAATGTACTCATGTAGCAAATTTTTCAG TTCCAGTTGACCCAAGCCTCATTATAGTGGTGCAAGCCAAAGAAGATGCCTATATTCCACGAACAGGAGTTAGAAGTCTACAAGAAATTTGGCCTGGTTGTGAAATCCGATATCTAGAAGGGGGTCATATTAGTGCTTATCTTTTTAAACAAGGACTATTCAG ACGAGCCATCTATGATGCATTTGAACGCTTTCTCCATAAATATGCTAATTAG
- the ABHD18 gene encoding protein ABHD18 isoform X5, with protein MIVINFSKPVKFSHQFRKYLRRNPRTKCKRSSLKNVSDLFVMGGALVLESAALLHWLEREGYGPLGMTGISMGGHMASLAVSNWPKPMPLIPCLSWSTASGVFTTGVLSKSINWRELEKQYYTQTVYEEEIIHMLEYCGTDSFKMGKEFVKRFPSSEDKLTNLNLVSRTLNLDMMDQVMSPKPAECHKSSKTSISATSEGLLLQDTSKMECFNQTLSTNKSSYMSCNPQSHHLLSKEQRRNNLQKESLIFMKGVMDECTHVANFSVPVDPSLIIVVQAKEDAYIPRTGVRSLQEIWPGCEIRYLEGGHISAYLFKQGLFRRAIYDAFERFLHKYAN; from the exons ATGATAGTAATCAACTTTTCTAAACCAGTTAAATTTAGTCATCAGTTCAGAAAATACTTAAGAA GAAACCCAAGGACCAAGTGTAA AAGATCCAGCTTAAAAAACGTATCTGACCTCTTTGTGATGGGAGGAGCTCTTGTTTTGGAATCTGCAGCGCTCTTGCACTGGCTAGAGAGGGAGGGTTATGGCCCTCTAGGAATGACTGGAATATCCATGGGAGGACAT ATGGCTTCCTTAGCGGTATCCAACTGGCCTAAGCCCATGCCATTGATTCCATGTCTGTCTTGGTCCACAGCATCTGGGGTCTTCACTACG GGCGTGCTGAGTAAATCAATTAATTGGAGGGAGCTGGAAAAGCAGTATTATACACAGACAGTTTATGAGGAAGAAATTATTCACATGCTTGAATATTGTGGA aCAGATTCTTTCAAAATGGGGAAAGAGTTCGTGAAACGCTTCCCAAGCAGTGAAGACAAGCTAACTAACCTTAATCTGGTGTCTAGAACTTTAAATTTAGATATGATGGACCAAGTTATGTCCCCAAAACCTGCTGAGTGCCATAAATCTAGTAAAACATCTATCAGTGCCACATCAGAAGGACTCTTGTTGCAAGATACCTCTAAGATGGAGTGCTTCAATCAAACGCTTTCAACCAACAAAAGTAGTTATATGAGTTGCAATCCTCAGTCACACCACCTACTCagtaaagaacaaagaagaaacaatctTCAGAAGGAATCTTTAATATTTATGAAAGGAGTCATGGATGAATGTACTCATGTAGCAAATTTTTCAG TTCCAGTTGACCCAAGCCTCATTATAGTGGTGCAAGCCAAAGAAGATGCCTATATTCCACGAACAGGAGTTAGAAGTCTACAAGAAATTTGGCCTGGTTGTGAAATCCGATATCTAGAAGGGGGTCATATTAGTGCTTATCTTTTTAAACAAGGACTATTCAG ACGAGCCATCTATGATGCATTTGAACGCTTTCTCCATAAATATGCTAATTAG
- the ABHD18 gene encoding protein ABHD18 isoform X6 encodes MGGALVLESAALLHWLEREGYGPLGMTGISMGGHMASLAVSNWPKPMPLIPCLSWSTASGVFTTGVLSKSINWRELEKQYYTQTVYEEEIIHMLEYCGTDSFKMGKEFVKRFPSSEDKLTNLNLVSRTLNLDMMDQVMSPKPAECHKSSKTSISATSEGLLLQDTSKMECFNQTLSTNKSSYMSCNPQSHHLLSKEQRRNNLQKESLIFMKGVMDECTHVANFSVPVDPSLIIVVQAKEDAYIPRTGVRSLQEIWPGCEIRYLEGGHISAYLFKQGLFRRAIYDAFERFLHKYAN; translated from the exons ATGGGAGGAGCTCTTGTTTTGGAATCTGCAGCGCTCTTGCACTGGCTAGAGAGGGAGGGTTATGGCCCTCTAGGAATGACTGGAATATCCATGGGAGGACAT ATGGCTTCCTTAGCGGTATCCAACTGGCCTAAGCCCATGCCATTGATTCCATGTCTGTCTTGGTCCACAGCATCTGGGGTCTTCACTACG GGCGTGCTGAGTAAATCAATTAATTGGAGGGAGCTGGAAAAGCAGTATTATACACAGACAGTTTATGAGGAAGAAATTATTCACATGCTTGAATATTGTGGA aCAGATTCTTTCAAAATGGGGAAAGAGTTCGTGAAACGCTTCCCAAGCAGTGAAGACAAGCTAACTAACCTTAATCTGGTGTCTAGAACTTTAAATTTAGATATGATGGACCAAGTTATGTCCCCAAAACCTGCTGAGTGCCATAAATCTAGTAAAACATCTATCAGTGCCACATCAGAAGGACTCTTGTTGCAAGATACCTCTAAGATGGAGTGCTTCAATCAAACGCTTTCAACCAACAAAAGTAGTTATATGAGTTGCAATCCTCAGTCACACCACCTACTCagtaaagaacaaagaagaaacaatctTCAGAAGGAATCTTTAATATTTATGAAAGGAGTCATGGATGAATGTACTCATGTAGCAAATTTTTCAG TTCCAGTTGACCCAAGCCTCATTATAGTGGTGCAAGCCAAAGAAGATGCCTATATTCCACGAACAGGAGTTAGAAGTCTACAAGAAATTTGGCCTGGTTGTGAAATCCGATATCTAGAAGGGGGTCATATTAGTGCTTATCTTTTTAAACAAGGACTATTCAG ACGAGCCATCTATGATGCATTTGAACGCTTTCTCCATAAATATGCTAATTAG